In the genome of Streptomyces sp. SAI-127, the window CCGCGTAGCCCACGAGAACCTAGGAGTTCGACGATGCCCACCGCGTCGGACGTCCGGCCGTCCATCGGCCGCCCGGACGTCACCACAGCACTGGTAGAGGAAGCCGTCCTCGGCGATCCCGCACGCGTCGAGGCGGCCGCGGCCGCGGTCGTCGCGCACTGGGAGTCCGCCGCCTGGCCGACCGGCCTGCTCTCCCTGACCCTGTTCACCGGCACCGACGGCACGTCGCTGCTGACCTACGCCCAGTGGTCCACGGCCGACGGCTCCGAGGAGGCCCTGCGCACGGCGTACGCCACCCTGCGCCCCGACTGGCGGACGCTGGGCTTCGAGCCGGGAGAGCCCCGGGCGTTCGCCCTGTACCGCCGGGTGCAGCCCACCGTGCTGCCGGACCCGCTGCCGCCGGTCGGTTGCTATCCGGCCGCGTTCTTCTCGATGAACGGCGGTGACACGGCACGGAGTTGGACCGACGGGCTGCTCGGCACCGAGGAGAAGACGGTGGGCGAGGACCGCTCCTACCCGGGAGCGATCGCCGCCAACTTCCATGTCTCCGCGGATGATTCGGGAATCTTCCTGCTGTCCGAGTGGGCCTCGGAGGCCGAGGCACTCGTGCACATCAAGGCCGAGATCGAACCCCTCCTGGAGTACATGGGTCAGGCTGAGGCGGGAGCCGGCCGCCGTTACGGCTTCCACGCGAGCGTCTCCGCGGCCGGCTGACGAGACTCGAACAAAGCGAAGGGCGTCACCTTGACTACATGGTCCGCACGCGAAGTCGTCTTCGGCTTCGGCGCGCACAGCACGATCGACGAAGCGCCGGAACTGCTCGGCATGGCCGAACTGGCCGACCGCGAGGGCCTCGACCTCTTCTCCCTGTCCGACCACCCCTACCTCGGTGCCCGCCTGGACGCGTACGCCACGGTCGGGTTCATCGTCGGCCGTACCCGGCGCCTCGCCGGATTCGCCAACGTGACCAACGTGCCGCTGCGGCCCCCCGCCATGCTGGCGCGGACGGTGACGACACTCTCCGCGCTCTCCGGTGGCCGGGTCGTGCTCGGCTTCGGCGCCGGCGGGCTGTGGGAGCGGATCTCCGACATGGGCAGAGAGCCCCTCACCCCGGGCGAAGCCGTGCAGGCCTTCGAGGAGGCGGTCGTCCTCATCAGGAAGCTGTCGGGCGGCGGCCCGCCGGTCACCTTCGAGGGCAGCCACTACCGGGTGAACCAGATCGAGCCCGCCCCGGTGGCCGCGCCCCCGGTGTGGACCGGGTCGGTCGGCCGGAAGTCGCTGGCCGCGACCGGCCGGGTGGCCGACGGCTGGATCCCCGGTCACGCGGCCGACTGGCTCAGCCCGCGCTACCGGGAGTCGCGGCCGGTCATCGACGAGGCCGCGGCGAGCGTGGGCCGTGACCCGGGCGAGGTCCGCACCGTCTTCAACTTCCCCGGCCGCATCACCGACCAGCCGCTGCCCGCCACCCGCGACCAGGACGGCCGCTGGATCGGCGGCAGCGTCGACCAGTGGGTCGAGGAGCTCACCGGGGCCGTCCTGAACCACGGGGCGTCGGGCTTCATGCTCTTCTCCCCGCGCGGCGGCACCCCGGACATGACGTCGCTCGCCCACTGGGCCGGCGAGATCGTCCCGGCGATCCGGGAAGCGGTCGCCAAGCACCAGGACTGAGGGCCCGCCCCTTTCTCGTTCCGTACGAAGGCCGGCTGTGAGGACCACCTCCTCGCAGTCGGCCTTCGCATGTCACCACCCGTACGCATCACCGATTTCGTATCTCCCGAAGGGTCATCAATGAGCAGGCTGGAGAACAAGACGGCGCTGGTCACCGGCGCCAGCCGGGGCATCGGGCGCGGTATCGCACTCCGACTCGCCCAGGACGGTGCCGTCGTCGCCGTCAACTACTCGAACAACGAGGCCGCCGCGAAGGAGACCGTGGCGCTGATCGAGGAGGCCGGCGGCCGTGCCTTCACCGTGCAGGCCAGCCTGGGCGAACCCGGTGCGGTGGAGAAGCTGCTGGACGGGGTGCGGGCCGGCCTGGTCGAGCTCACCGGTTCCGCGAGCCTGGACATCCTGATCAACAACGCCGCCGCCACCGGGTTCGCCGGCGCCGGCCCGAGCTCGGTCACCGAGGAGATCCTCGACAACTGCTACACCGTCAACGCCAAGGCGCCCTTCCTGCTCATCCAGAAGGCGCTGGAACTGATCCCCGACGGCGGCCACATCGTCAACATCTCCTCCGGGGTCACGCACTCCGCGTTCCCGATCCAGATCGCCTACGCGATGAGCAAGGCCGCCCTGGAGCAGATCACCCTGCA includes:
- a CDS encoding SDR family oxidoreductase, encoding MSRLENKTALVTGASRGIGRGIALRLAQDGAVVAVNYSNNEAAAKETVALIEEAGGRAFTVQASLGEPGAVEKLLDGVRAGLVELTGSASLDILINNAAATGFAGAGPSSVTEEILDNCYTVNAKAPFLLIQKALELIPDGGHIVNISSGVTHSAFPIQIAYAMSKAALEQITLHMAPVLAPRNITINTVAPGITDNGDPVFENPEAVEQMAALSVFNRVGEVSEVADVVAFVASDEARWITGSFVDATGGTLLG
- a CDS encoding LLM class flavin-dependent oxidoreductase, which produces MTTWSAREVVFGFGAHSTIDEAPELLGMAELADREGLDLFSLSDHPYLGARLDAYATVGFIVGRTRRLAGFANVTNVPLRPPAMLARTVTTLSALSGGRVVLGFGAGGLWERISDMGREPLTPGEAVQAFEEAVVLIRKLSGGGPPVTFEGSHYRVNQIEPAPVAAPPVWTGSVGRKSLAATGRVADGWIPGHAADWLSPRYRESRPVIDEAAASVGRDPGEVRTVFNFPGRITDQPLPATRDQDGRWIGGSVDQWVEELTGAVLNHGASGFMLFSPRGGTPDMTSLAHWAGEIVPAIREAVAKHQD